The following proteins come from a genomic window of Achromobacter deleyi:
- a CDS encoding DUF3579 domain-containing protein, which translates to MATRVRQFVIHGVTESGSRFRPSDWAERLAGVMAQFRPAGCAGNHLTYSPYVLPVVIDGVRGIVVDLRLRDLEPLAYKFVVDFARDNHLKTEEREI; encoded by the coding sequence ATGGCAACTCGCGTCAGACAATTCGTAATTCATGGCGTTACCGAAAGCGGTAGCCGATTTCGCCCCAGCGACTGGGCGGAGCGGCTCGCCGGCGTAATGGCACAGTTCCGGCCCGCCGGCTGTGCGGGTAACCACCTCACCTACTCGCCCTACGTGCTCCCCGTCGTGATCGACGGCGTGCGCGGCATCGTGGTCGACCTGCGCTTGCGCGATCTCGAACCGCTGGCGTACAAGTTCGTGGTGGATTTCGCCCGCGACAACCACCTCAAGACGGAAGAACGCGAAATCTAG
- a CDS encoding aspartate aminotransferase family protein — protein MTSPLANIYARLPVAFTHGQGVWLWDAQGRKYLDALAGIGVSCLGHAHPRLVAAIGEQAARVIHTSNIYEIPQQTELATRLAALSGMRDVVFNNSGSEANEAAIKLARYYAYRHGNTHAHIITMDSSWHGRTLATLAATGSDKARKGFEPLPSGFIQVPYNDAAAIRAAGDAEPRVAAVLLEALQGEGGIRPSDAAFLQEVRQLCTERGWLLMIDEVQSGIGRTGKWFAHQWADIVPDVMTLAKGLAGGVPIGAMLAAGPAAGIFTPGSHGTTFGGGPLVCAAGLAVLDALESENLLDNAHTVGGHLQARLAAELAGAPGVVEVRGRGLMLGIELNRPCGVLALRALEAGLLINVTRDRVIRLLPPLVLSRAEADQIVDILVPLIRQFQAEHP, from the coding sequence ATGACCTCGCCTCTGGCCAATATCTACGCCCGGTTGCCGGTCGCGTTCACGCACGGCCAGGGTGTCTGGCTGTGGGACGCGCAGGGCCGCAAGTACCTGGACGCGCTGGCGGGCATCGGCGTCTCCTGTCTGGGCCATGCCCATCCCCGGCTGGTCGCCGCCATCGGCGAGCAGGCCGCCCGCGTCATCCACACCTCCAACATCTACGAAATCCCGCAGCAGACTGAGCTGGCCACGCGCCTGGCGGCGCTGTCCGGCATGCGCGACGTGGTCTTCAACAACAGCGGCTCCGAGGCCAACGAGGCCGCCATCAAGCTGGCGCGCTACTACGCCTACCGGCACGGCAACACCCACGCCCACATCATCACCATGGATTCGTCCTGGCACGGGCGCACGCTGGCCACGCTGGCGGCCACCGGCAGCGACAAGGCGCGCAAGGGCTTCGAGCCCCTGCCCTCGGGCTTCATCCAGGTGCCGTACAACGACGCCGCCGCGATCCGCGCCGCCGGCGACGCCGAGCCGCGCGTCGCCGCCGTGCTGCTCGAAGCCCTGCAAGGCGAAGGCGGCATCCGTCCCTCTGACGCCGCCTTCCTGCAAGAGGTGCGGCAGCTCTGCACCGAGCGCGGCTGGCTGCTGATGATCGACGAGGTTCAGTCGGGCATCGGCCGCACCGGCAAGTGGTTCGCCCACCAGTGGGCCGACATCGTGCCGGACGTCATGACCCTGGCCAAGGGCCTGGCCGGCGGCGTGCCGATCGGCGCGATGCTGGCCGCCGGCCCCGCCGCGGGCATCTTCACCCCCGGCAGCCATGGCACCACCTTCGGCGGCGGCCCGCTGGTCTGCGCGGCCGGCCTGGCGGTGCTGGACGCGCTGGAATCGGAAAACCTGCTGGACAACGCCCACACCGTGGGCGGCCACCTGCAGGCGCGGCTGGCGGCCGAGCTGGCCGGCGCGCCGGGCGTGGTCGAGGTGCGCGGACGCGGCCTGATGCTGGGCATCGAGCTGAACCGTCCCTGTGGCGTGCTGGCGCTGCGGGCCCTGGAAGCGGGCCTGCTGATCAACGTCACCCGCGACCGCGTCATCCGCCTGCTGCCGCCGCTGGTCCTGTCGCGCGCCGAAGCCGACCAGATTGTCGACATCCTGGTGCCGCTGATTCGACAGTTCCAGGCCGAACATCCATAA
- the argF gene encoding ornithine carbamoyltransferase, with protein sequence MTPPTTQNGPLRHFLQFKDFSSAEIAYVLDRARLIKEKFKRYEPHMPLHDRTLAMVFEKASTRTRVSFEAGMYQMGGSVINLTSNDSQLGRSEPIEDTARVISRMVDIVMIRTFEQTRIERFASHSRVPVINGLTNEFHPCQILADIFTYIEHRGPIAGKTVAWVGDANNMAYTWLHAAEMLGFTLHVSTPAGYELEAARIGTPSDKVLRQFKDPMQACQGAHLVTTDVWTSMGYEAENEERRAAFADWCVDAEMMAAADPQAVFMHCLPAHRGEEVTGEVIDGPQSVVWDEAENRLHVQKALMEFLLLGQLK encoded by the coding sequence ATGACTCCTCCCACGACTCAAAACGGCCCCTTGCGGCACTTTCTGCAGTTCAAGGACTTCTCGTCCGCCGAGATCGCCTACGTGCTGGACCGCGCGCGGCTGATCAAGGAAAAATTCAAGCGCTACGAACCCCACATGCCGCTGCACGACCGCACGCTGGCGATGGTGTTCGAAAAGGCCAGCACCCGCACCCGCGTCTCGTTCGAGGCCGGCATGTACCAGATGGGCGGCTCGGTCATCAACCTGACCTCCAATGATTCCCAGCTGGGCCGCTCCGAGCCCATCGAGGACACCGCGCGCGTCATCTCGCGCATGGTCGACATCGTCATGATCCGCACGTTCGAGCAGACCCGCATCGAGCGCTTCGCCTCGCACTCGCGCGTGCCGGTGATCAACGGCCTGACCAACGAATTCCACCCGTGCCAGATCCTGGCCGACATCTTCACCTACATCGAGCACCGCGGCCCCATCGCCGGCAAGACGGTCGCCTGGGTCGGTGACGCCAACAACATGGCCTACACCTGGCTGCACGCCGCCGAGATGCTGGGCTTCACGCTGCACGTGTCGACCCCGGCCGGCTACGAGCTCGAAGCCGCCCGCATCGGCACGCCGTCCGACAAGGTGCTGCGCCAGTTCAAGGACCCGATGCAGGCCTGCCAGGGCGCGCACCTGGTCACCACCGACGTCTGGACCAGCATGGGCTACGAGGCCGAGAACGAAGAACGCCGCGCCGCCTTCGCCGACTGGTGCGTCGACGCCGAGATGATGGCTGCCGCCGATCCCCAGGCCGTGTTCATGCACTGCCTGCCCGCCCACCGCGGCGAGGAAGTCACCGGCGAAGTCATCGACGGCCCGCAGAGCGTGGTCTGGGACGAAGCCGAGAACCGCCTGCACGTGCAGAAGGCGCTGATGGAGTTCCTGCTGCTGGGCCAGCTCAAGTAA
- a CDS encoding alpha/beta fold hydrolase yields MSKRWAKAVLCAALSALGVAMTAQAAPASAAAAPADKVERVTVLPGNGARIEVLVQGQGPALVLLPSRGRGQEDFDDLAARLAQAGYRVLRPEPRGIGGSSGPMKGITLHDLGNDMAAVIRDVARQPVVMIGHAFGNWVARTTGVDHPDLVRGVVIVAAAAKKYPAGLSEHVDRSADLSLPDAERLKSIQHAFFAPGHDASVWLNGWYPEVSESQRLAGKATRQSDWWSGGSKPLLDLQAGADLFKPESTRNEIRDEFGERVSVVVIPGAGHALVPEAPQAVADAIVRWEKSLKP; encoded by the coding sequence ATGAGCAAGCGATGGGCGAAGGCGGTGTTGTGCGCGGCGTTGAGCGCCCTGGGTGTGGCGATGACGGCGCAGGCCGCGCCGGCTTCGGCCGCCGCGGCGCCGGCCGACAAGGTCGAACGGGTCACGGTGCTGCCGGGCAACGGCGCCCGCATCGAGGTGCTGGTGCAGGGCCAGGGCCCGGCCCTGGTGCTGCTGCCGTCGCGCGGCCGCGGCCAGGAGGATTTCGATGACCTGGCGGCGCGCCTGGCGCAGGCCGGCTACCGCGTGCTGCGGCCCGAGCCGCGCGGCATCGGCGGCAGCAGCGGGCCGATGAAGGGCATCACCCTGCACGACCTGGGCAACGACATGGCGGCGGTGATCCGCGATGTCGCCAGGCAGCCGGTGGTGATGATCGGGCACGCGTTCGGCAACTGGGTGGCGCGCACCACGGGCGTGGACCACCCCGACCTGGTGCGCGGCGTGGTGATCGTGGCGGCCGCGGCCAAGAAGTACCCCGCCGGCCTGAGCGAGCACGTCGATCGCAGCGCCGACCTGTCGCTGCCCGACGCCGAGCGCCTGAAGTCGATCCAGCATGCGTTCTTCGCGCCGGGCCACGACGCGAGCGTCTGGCTCAACGGCTGGTATCCCGAGGTCAGCGAGAGCCAGCGCCTGGCCGGCAAGGCCACGCGCCAGTCGGACTGGTGGTCGGGCGGCAGCAAGCCGCTGCTGGACCTGCAGGCGGGCGCCGACCTGTTCAAGCCCGAATCGACCCGCAACGAGATCCGCGACGAATTCGGCGAGCGCGTGTCGGTGGTGGTGATTCCGGGCGCCGGCCACGCGCTGGTGCCGGAAGCGCCGCAGGCGGTGGCCGATGCCATCGTGCGCTGGGAAAAGTCGCTCAAGCCTTGA
- a CDS encoding DUF4286 family protein, whose protein sequence is MDKTVLLVSLGERFDAARAADMAQRLTEGLDGVRLRAFAAVEEEDTYVYVDGDAGGQPEVQARLAELFPGAQARVLHLTLDLAGASAGLDAPWHYIVETDVLPEAEADLNAWYDQEHLPGLASVPGTVRAQRYECRDQGPRYLACYDLETRETFGSPPWLAVRATDWSSRVRPSFRNTRRTMFQKIL, encoded by the coding sequence ATGGACAAGACGGTATTGCTGGTGTCGCTGGGCGAGCGTTTCGACGCGGCGCGCGCGGCCGATATGGCGCAACGCCTGACCGAGGGCCTGGACGGCGTGCGGCTGCGCGCCTTCGCCGCGGTCGAGGAAGAGGACACCTACGTGTATGTCGACGGCGATGCCGGCGGCCAGCCGGAGGTTCAGGCGCGCCTGGCGGAACTGTTTCCGGGGGCGCAGGCGCGCGTGCTGCACCTGACCCTGGACCTGGCCGGCGCCTCGGCCGGCCTGGATGCGCCCTGGCACTACATCGTCGAGACCGACGTGCTGCCCGAGGCCGAGGCCGACCTGAACGCCTGGTACGACCAGGAACACCTGCCGGGCCTGGCCTCGGTGCCCGGCACCGTGCGCGCGCAACGCTACGAGTGCCGCGACCAGGGCCCGCGCTACCTGGCCTGCTACGACCTGGAGACGCGCGAGACCTTCGGCAGCCCGCCGTGGCTGGCGGTGCGCGCCACCGACTGGAGCAGCCGGGTGCGGCCGTCGTTCCGCAACACGCGCCGCACCATGTTCCAGAAGATTCTTTGA
- a CDS encoding carboxymuconolactone decarboxylase family protein has protein sequence MSDCRVSPVVPGTRPALAEMEARIAAARGRISPLYQVLLNSPAVVQGWEAMLTAIRLNTSLSPRVRELIILRVATLNNAPYEFDAHVPHALAAGMPPAVVEQLRGGPRADAVQGLEAGEADVLALTDAMTRDIEVPDALFAPLRSRYNDQELVELTATVAAYNMVSRFLVALRVGH, from the coding sequence ATGAGCGACTGCCGAGTCTCGCCGGTCGTGCCGGGCACGCGCCCGGCCCTGGCCGAAATGGAAGCGCGCATCGCGGCCGCGCGCGGCCGCATCTCGCCGCTGTACCAGGTGCTGCTGAACAGTCCCGCCGTGGTGCAGGGCTGGGAAGCGATGCTGACCGCGATCCGCCTGAACACGTCGCTATCGCCGCGGGTGCGCGAACTGATCATCCTGCGCGTGGCGACGTTGAACAACGCGCCCTACGAGTTCGACGCGCACGTGCCGCACGCGCTGGCCGCGGGCATGCCGCCGGCGGTGGTCGAGCAGTTGCGCGGCGGCCCGCGCGCGGACGCGGTGCAGGGGCTGGAGGCGGGCGAGGCCGACGTGCTGGCCCTGACCGACGCCATGACCCGCGACATCGAGGTGCCGGACGCGCTGTTCGCGCCGCTGCGTTCGCGCTACAACGACCAGGAACTGGTCGAGCTGACCGCGACGGTGGCGGCCTACAACATGGTGTCGCGCTTCCTGGTGGCGTTGCGCGTCGGGCACTGA
- a CDS encoding Bug family tripartite tricarboxylate transporter substrate binding protein, with protein MFKKIVFAGLLGLASLAPAAHADGPVRLIIAFPPGGPVDLVGRVLAEQLGKELKQSVIVENKAGANGNIAAAYVAKAPADGSVLFLTSVGAVSISPALYKDLPYDPVRDFAPVSRVVNNATVFVVNPANPATDAADFVKRSLAASQSVAIGSSGIGSIPHLTLEMFADASKAKVLHVPYKGAAPVINDVLGNQVNGFFGDVPGLIGHIQSGKLKALGIAAPTRHPLLPDVKTLAEQGIPGVESNNWYGIVAPAATPPATVEKLNQALRAALGNEAVRAKLEKFGAQAAPSSPQELAALIAADRDKWGSLIQRKNIRPE; from the coding sequence ATGTTCAAGAAAATCGTATTCGCCGGCCTGCTGGGCCTGGCCAGCCTGGCGCCCGCGGCGCATGCCGACGGTCCGGTGCGCCTGATCATCGCTTTCCCGCCGGGCGGCCCGGTGGACCTGGTCGGCCGGGTGCTGGCCGAGCAGCTGGGCAAGGAGCTCAAGCAGTCGGTCATCGTCGAGAACAAGGCGGGCGCCAACGGCAACATCGCCGCGGCCTACGTGGCCAAGGCGCCGGCCGACGGCTCGGTGCTGTTCCTGACCAGCGTCGGCGCGGTATCCATCAGCCCGGCGCTGTACAAGGACCTGCCGTACGACCCGGTGCGCGACTTCGCGCCGGTGTCGCGCGTGGTCAACAACGCCACCGTGTTCGTGGTGAACCCGGCCAACCCGGCCACCGACGCGGCCGACTTCGTCAAGCGCTCGCTGGCGGCGTCGCAGTCCGTGGCGATCGGTTCGTCGGGCATCGGCAGCATCCCGCACCTGACGCTGGAAATGTTCGCCGACGCCAGCAAGGCCAAGGTGCTGCACGTGCCGTACAAGGGCGCCGCGCCAGTCATCAACGACGTGCTGGGCAACCAGGTCAATGGCTTCTTCGGCGACGTGCCGGGCCTGATCGGCCACATCCAGAGCGGCAAGCTCAAGGCGCTGGGCATCGCCGCGCCGACGCGCCATCCGCTGCTGCCGGACGTCAAGACGCTGGCCGAGCAGGGCATCCCGGGCGTCGAATCGAACAACTGGTACGGCATCGTCGCGCCGGCCGCCACGCCGCCGGCCACGGTCGAGAAACTGAACCAGGCCCTGCGCGCCGCGCTGGGCAACGAGGCGGTGCGCGCCAAGCTCGAGAAGTTCGGCGCCCAGGCCGCGCCCAGCTCGCCGCAGGAACTGGCGGCGCTGATCGCCGCCGACCGCGACAAGTGGGGCTCGCTGATCCAGCGCAAGAACATCCGTCCGGAGTGA